From the Hoplias malabaricus isolate fHopMal1 chromosome 6, fHopMal1.hap1, whole genome shotgun sequence genome, the window ttctgtttgtttgtttttgaacacTGGAGCAGCAGCAGAGCCTGAATGTGCTGTATGGCTAAGGACTAAGATATAAAGATCCAAGAGATTTATTATCAATTGCACAAGGGCATAGTACAGTGAGATTATTACTTTGGTAGTACTATATCCTAAAAACTAATAGGGTCTTGCTCCTAATCAAGAGCATTCTTAACAAGCCCACACCGGAGAGAAGGAGTAATTCCAGTGGGATTTAGGAGCTGCAGTGGCTTTTATAATTCAGGatcaatcatccaacatcagtatccgACCTACCAGTGGTTTAAGTTTGAAGGGACAGTTTCTACACCTAGTGTCTAACATTTTCACAGAATACATACTGCAACAAGAGATGCAAAACTGACTCTCTTGATTTTAGCAGAAATGCTGGATGAGGTGTCCACAAAGTTTTATCCATGTAGTGTTACAGTAAGTCATGTAagtaaatataaagaaaatttatatgaaaagacagaaagacGATAACGTAAAGTCACTTACCCTCACTCCGTGCATTATATAAACTTTCTCCGCTTCACTCACTTTAACCGTCGCCATGTTTCACTCACACAACTGAAAACACGCGCAGGAGCATCATCAACAGGCGCCGAGTACACCGAAGCCTGGGCGGGACTCCACAACCGTTTACCAATAACAAAACGAGTCCACGGCCCACAAGCGGATATCGttgttctgattggctcagAAATATGTCGATCTCAGAAGACAGAATGACGTGTCTCGTACACATCTGCTACATGTGTTCTCTACATGGAGAAATCGGTAAGCTCTAATATTCCGTTTTAGTATTTTCTTGTTCATATTTGGGTTATTCGTCTGTTGTGTTTAATGCTAAGCTCTTTCCGCTCGTTTCTCTCGAGAGGGATGGCGTTGCTAAATGTGAATTAGCCACTGTACTATCTCATTAGCAACATGAAAATGTGTCGAGAACTTCATATGTACTTGATATGAAAAGGCATGTTAAATTCCCCTCCAagattttaacttttttaacATGGTCATATGTTGATGTATATGTGCTAGAGCATGTATTAGCATAGAAATTAGCAGTTAATGGCATAGCTGGTGTCTCAGTATCAGCCTTAAACTGGAAAATGTAGAAAGCCAGGGGTTCTTATGTCATTCGAACTGGAGATTAACAGATTGGAGACTTCTTTACATACAGAATAAACTACTTTAATCTCGTTTTTTTTATCCCGGAGTGATGAGCAGAGTTATAGAACCTGTCACTAcaggcactacatttcccataatgccccagcaTCGTTCAAAGCACTTGAgctgcaaataataataatgataataaataaataaaaataaaaaaattaacagcataatgacaattcctaaatatttaaaagtaagtCAGCCGTGCAACAGATGTGGTAATGATATATTTTCGTTATAGCCACTGTCTGATATTCCCTGCCCTCAGAAAATAATAGTATGCGCATGTAACACCACCCATTAAACTTCTCTTGGCCATGTCCATTTTAAAACTGTCGCCTAAATATTAGGTACTGCAGAAGTGAACTAATTACACAAATCTCACATTGCATTGTACCCATTCAGTAGCTTTAGCATAGGATTATTTATGCAGTTTTGAAAAatgttgcaaaactaaaatttacacagtttctgtttttaatcattgagTGAAACAGGATGGTGTgtgctagggtgaccagacgtcctctttttcccagacacgtcctcttttttagacctTGTCTGgatggaatttcacaaacggaATTCCCCCCgagatgtgtcctctttttcaccatctaagatctggtcaccctagtgtgTGCTCCAGTACAAGTAGTCTAGAATAGCTCCCCTGACTTTCGAAATTCATTAACCAAGAGATatgtctgaatatttttgtttagtAGTATACTTCCAGTGGACATCTACAGAAGTAAAGGATGTTACAAGGGATGCACCTTTTGGGAACGCTCTTACTTGTCCAAGcaactgctgtgtttgtgttttccagATTTAAATTTAGAGCACATTTAGAGCACAATTCTCTGTTTTGAAACCTTTGGAGACTGACCAGACTGTACTGTCCACCAAGATGCTGAGTGACAGCGAGGCTAAAGACCTCCTCTCATTCCTTCGGCTGGACGTGAGGGCAGACGTTAAGGGTCAGGCTACGGAGTACATCCTCGGCCTCACAGGTAACAGAGACGGCTGCCGTTACCTTAGGACCCAACCGGAATTCCTCAAAGCTCTGGTCACTCTCACGGCAGACCCCTCCATCGCCATTGTCAAAGATTGTTACCATGCACTGATCAACCTGTCTGCAGATGAAACTCTGCACAAGCCTTTAGTTAAGGAGACTGAGATCCTCCCCACAATGTTCAAGAACCTCCTCAACCCAGAGTACATGTTTGCTGACCGTGTGTGTACAATACTGACAAACCTGTCCAGGCATGAGGCGACGTGTAGGGAGGTGTTCCAGGCACTGCAGAAGCAGGAGATCAGCCTGGCCAAAATGGTGGAGATATTCTGCACGGTGGGCTTTAACAAAAAAGCTTCACTTCACTACCTAGGACCCTTGCTGTCCAATCTGACACAGCTGCCCGAGACCAGGCAGTTCATCCTGGATAAGGAGAGGTCAGTCACAAACAGTACCTAATTGTCtcattgtcattcattcattcatgcaatTTTTTGTGTTACAGCTGTTAGCTTTTAAATCACAGCCAACAGAATATGGATTGGGTTTTCATCTGTTAGCTTTAGGGAAATCCTTACAGAGACACATCACAGTAATGTTTCTTTATTTGAGCTCAAGCTCTTTCAGTCTCCAGCTGGGAGTTATTGTGTATGAAGGACAAACGAGTAAAATAGCTAATCAAGCTATTTGGTTCTTTTAAACTTGTACTTTGTAGGTAAAAATGACACTTCAGTGgatgataattatttacatgcTAAATACATGGTTGCACTGTGTATTGATGCTGTCATATAGTTTTAGAATTCTGTGGTACTGGGTTTGATCCTCAGATCTTTTCACTGtctgtgtgatgtgttctccctgtgtctgtgtgcatttcctgtgggtgctctggtttctcccacagtccaaaaatgcaAGCTGCAACATGGATTGGCTGTGTAAAACTGAGGTGACCACGTGATGCTCTGCAGTGGACTGGCACCCTTTCCCAGTGATTCCTAAtttgctccagacccaccacataCCAAATCAGGATGAGGTGGTTACATATAatgagtaaattaattaattttataggATCAAAAATTCTTAGCAACAAGACACTTGTTAAGATACTGACTTATGCCACGAGTCTAAACTCAAGGTGCTGCTTTATGCACTGTGATGAATCATCTTTATATATTTCCAGTGTGGTCAGGAATCACTGGGGCCAGTCCTTTCACTTCggccaaacacaaacagcatcACAAAAACGGAATGAATAGGATTAGTAGAATGCAATTCATTAATCAGTCTTTGGTTTCTTCAATATTTCTGCCACTAAACATTCTGGGCTTTAAGCActgcttaaaataaaatattgagcTTACAAAAATAGTATATTTTGTTGCAGTTGTTGTTCATCTTGATATTTTTGTAGCTGTAAACAGAGCAATTATTAACCAGGCAATAGTCTGTTGCATACTTAAGGCAGTGTTTTCCAAAACCACTGGATTTTCCAACTGGTGTTTCCAAACCATTGCATCAGCCTGAGAATGTTACTATATTTGATGTAAGACAAACTGATGTAAGACAAACTTTGACATACAGCTTTTCAACAGGCAATAACCATGCAGACCTTACAAAAAGAAACATCTCTTGTAGACAGGAATATTAACCATGATCTTACAAAAGGTCCTAATGAGCAACATGCAGTAAACTGCAGTTTCATATCATTTAAGAATTAAACCTAATGTTTATTATCTGCTCTGTTTTGTAGGTGTGTGATACAGAGGCTCCTTCCTTATACTCAGTATGATGCATCAGTCACCAGACGAGGGGGAGTGGTTGGTACTCTGAGAAACTGCTGCTTTGACTACGGTAAGGGTAGCACGGAATGTTCTGTTCCTGTGTCCCAGACACAGGACTTTAGAGCCTGGATTGTTGGGTTTTTAGGGCCAATGAACAGTTTGAGTGCTAGGTTATACATATGCCCACATAAATcttttgttacattatttattaattacttaATGTTTAATTCACTTACTTATACTGCTAGCCCTGCACTTGTTTAACTACTTGTTTTAGCCCCATGCTTAAAATTGTGTACACTTACTGCAGTACAGATTGTCATTAGTAGATTAGTTTGTAAACTAAGTTGGATGTTATCTATGCATACGTTTTTGTGGCTGTAGTTAAATTGCAACAAAAATTTCAATCAAATTCATGcatgggatttttttttgtgtgtgtgaaagaggccaTTGAATTTTGGTGGATTACCTTTCATATGGTTTCATTTACCTTTCATAAAACTGACATAAGCCTACATTACCATTTATATAAGCTTAATCCAACAAGTCTTAGGTGTCATAAAGCATATTTTTTGTCCATTTAAACTTTGAAAGTGTTATGCAAGCTACCCCTTGGTGGAATAAGCCTCATGTAGGTGTTATGTAGTTTTGGGATTGTCACTGTTCACTGTTTCATTTTCACAGTTCTAGTTTGTAACTGATGAAACTAATATCTCTTGTTCTGTATTAAGTGAGACAAAGCTTGTTCTGGACTTTCCTTGTACTTGAAAGAGCTGAGTCTTATAGAATGCTCAGCAAAGAGTCATTCTTTGATAGGTTTTCCTTTTgattttgtgttgatttcatttcTCCCTTCCTCTCCTAGCTCACCATGAGTGGTTGCTAAGTGATTCTGTGGACATTTTGCCTTTCCTGCTGTTGCCACTGGCTGGACCTGAAGAGCTATCtgaggaggagaatgaaggtAATTTCTTTCCATGTTGTTTATCAGACATTTGTTTTCTAATTTCTTCTAATGTGACTGTCTCCACTTCATTAAATACACTGAAGTGGTGGAAATTTCCAAAAACTTCTACCAAGCAAAACACTCAAACTTTTTTGTAGTAATTGCTTATATATGCACAATAGTAAACACAGACCCAGGAAATctattcctaagagtgcttGCCAGGGTTATATATGCTCTCCTCTGGCCTTGATAACCAGCTCATACTGTTTTAGCAAACAATATAATTTTGTTGGCTAATAATTGACTGTAGGTCACTTTTATTAAAGCTACTTGACTACCATGATTTAGACTGTAAGATTCACTTCAACAGTTTTCGCTTTGGTCAGTAGAGGGCAGTGTTAATTAATTATACGTTTGCAAGgctgtgttcattcatttactcattatctgtaaccgcttatccagttcagggtcggggtgggcccagagcctacctggaatcattgggcgcaaggcaggaatacaccctggagggggcaccagtccttcacagggcaaggcagacacacacacacacattcacacctacagacacatttgagtcaccaatccacctaccaacgtgtgtttttggactgtgggaggaaaccggaacacccggaggaaacccacgcgaacacggggagaacacaccaactccttacagacagtcacccggagcgggaatcgaacccacaacctccaggcccctggagctgtgtgactgcgacactacctgctgcgccaccctgcaAAACTGTGTATTATGTCTAAAAGTTTATAGACATCACATATATTtcaatttttgtctttttttatgcATTATTACACATAATACATAATAACATAGCAGCTGTTTTTCAcataatttcatgatgaatgggtGTGTAGttatggaataaaatctttttacattttgaCTTCCATTACAAGCtaaaaagttactattttggacaTACATTTTTTTGAACAATGGTGATATTTGAgttttatatactttttttttcttaatatatGCTTAGAATAAGCAAAGATTTGTAGACATACCCTGGTTCCTCCGTTGTGTACACGATCTATGCGCGCAGTCCAATGTCATGGAAGATTGTctagtacctttgggatgagttgaagtggAATATCTAATATCAGCCCCTTGAGTTCACTAATGCTTATGCAAGTCCAAATGCATTAATCCTCAAAGAAACCGTCCAGTCTCCAGTACAAGGCTTTCTCAGAAAAGTTGCTGCAGCAGATCACTATTAATTAAGAAATTTAATGTCCATGTTAAGAAACGTTGCAAGTGTGTGTCTACACACTTATGGCCATATTGGGAGCATGGATGTTCTGCACAATAGCCCAGATCATTAGGTTGTCAGTGAAGACAGACTGGAAAATGTGGCTGAAGTCACCGGTGCTGGAAGTAATGAATTTGCACTGTGTTCATCTTTGGTTTATTTTCAAAGGTTGTGGTTTTATAACGGCATTTGAAAGGTTTTATATGTGTAGTATTTGAATAGTCTTGTGGAACATGTTCCCTTTCAAGCACAGTTTATAATTAGCAGCCTCAATTTCTGGAAAATAGCCAACCCAATAAAGAGCAGCAACTGCTGTCATGAGATTTCCAAGTAGCCCTGAGACTTAACTCATATAAACTTGGATTAAATGCATGATGCCATTTTAGCAGTGGAAATTGTTCCCATTGCTGGATATTGTTTATGCTTCTGAAGGTCTCCCGGTGGACCTGCAGTACCTGCCTGAGGACAAGACAAGAGAGGAAGACCCTGACATCCGCAAGATGCTTATTGAGACACTACTGCTGGTAAGAACTAATGTAACTTCATCATTCATTCTGTCCTCTATTGTATTATAATGATTCTCCACCCAAAGTAAGATTTATAGTGAACGTGTTTGAATCACCCGTCTCTAGAATGAGAAACAGAGTCATGTCTTGAGTCTTCAGTAGATAATTtaagtttatatattttttgcttgtGTCTTAGCTGTTGTTTGCAGTTTTGGGCTGGACTGAGTAGCACTCTGCTGAACTTTGACCTTTCATGATCTCACTGTCTAAGACATGGCCAGTGATAAGAGTCACTTTTTTTGCTGTCCTTTCTCTCAAAAATGTTTAGAGAGAAGGGATGCCTCATATCTGTATTTCCAATTTTCTTGaatcattaaatcattaaaaaaaacagttaaaatatttacagtgatAGTCTGAATTCCACTTCAGTCAGATCCTGTTTTGGATGATTGATCTGGTAGCGTCAGCAAAGATATATAGACATTCTTGAATCCTCTCTGACATCATCCATCACACCCACGCACTCAAAGTGAATCACAGGGCCATGAATAGAAGTTCAAGACGAGCTGAGAGTCTTAAGAGATGGAGTCCATGTCAAAACGCAAGTCTGTAAAATAGTGATTCAATCATGAGtctttaaaactatttttactgtaaaaactgtataattattatataaaaatccCTAACCCAACTCTTTGTCATAAAGAGTACACTTCAATGTGACCAGTTTAAAAGGGAATGACTAACACAAGATATATCCACAGTTGGCATTGTTTTTTGATGCTGTAAACTGATATAGAAACCCTTTTTGAGTTTGGCGTTAAGAGACCAGGATGCTGGACAGGGATAGGAACCCAGACCAAGGTTAGCAACCACTGGTCTATTAGTGTGAAAAGTACTAAACCAGTATTGATGTcattgaaataatgtacttgtgATGATCTGTTTGATTTTACTTTTGTCTACAGCTTACAGCCACCAAAAGAGGACGTCAGATTATGAAGGAGAAAAACGTCTATCCCATCATGAGGGAATTTCATAAGTGGGAGAAGGAGCCACAAGTGATTTCTGCTTGTGAAAAACTTGTTCAGGTATACCATACACTCTCCTATTTTATTCAATCATATGTTCGTTATCTGTAATCACCAtatgtctgtaatcacttatccagttcagggtcacagtgggtccagcgCCTACCCAGATTCatggggcacaaggcaggatcacaccctggagggggcaccaattattcccagagcaacacacacacacattcattcacacctatgtatacatttgagtcgccaatccacctacaaacatgtttttggactatgggagaaATCGgaaaacctggaggaaacccatgcgcacacaaggagaacacaccaaactcctaacagacagtcacccggagcaggacttgatcccacaacctccaggtccctggagctgtgtgacagcaacactacctgctgcgctaccgtgccaCTCTCTCCTATTtcagacatttaaaaataatattctgcAGCCATTCAGAATTTGTCATATTGTAACATTTTAGTGTGGGTGGAAACAAATAGCCCATGTTGACCTTGAGTTATACCAGTGAAGTCAAAACAATTAGAGCAAGAAACAGGTTTTCCTTTCCAGTGTCTTTACTGGATCTCTGTGTCATCTAGAGAGTGCCTAGCTTGCGGCTTTGTCAGGTTGTTGTGCTTGGTACTGCCCCAGACGGCAGGCAGATGGATTCCAGTACACCAAACAGGGATTTATAGGATggaagagaggggaaaaaaaactccagGATGCACTAATGTGGTGGAAAAACCCTGGTTCTGTCACTGTGGCATGGTGGCAGTCATAACGTTAGGGAACAAGTCCATGGAAAAGATGTCATGAGGTCTCCCAATAAAGGCTGATCTACTCCATAACATGTGGGAGATCCTTTTTGAACTGCAATCCACAGGCAGAGCTT encodes:
- the hgh1 gene encoding protein HGH1 homolog isoform X2, translating into MLSDSEAKDLLSFLRLDVRADVKGQATEYILGLTGNRDGCRYLRTQPEFLKALVTLTADPSIAIVKDCYHALINLSADETLHKPLVKETEILPTMFKNLLNPEYMFADRVCTILTNLSRHEATCREVFQALQKQEISLAKMVEIFCTVGFNKKASLHYLGPLLSNLTQLPETRQFILDKERCVIQRLLPYTQYDASVTRRGGVVGTLRNCCFDYAHHEWLLSDSVDILPFLLLPLAGPEELSEEENEGLPVDLQYLPEDKTREEDPDIRKMLIETLLLLTATKRGRQIMKEKNVYPIMREFHKWEKEPQVISACEKLVQFRVTVGPAPTQIHGAQGRITPWRGHQLFPEQHTHTFIHTYVYI
- the hgh1 gene encoding protein HGH1 homolog isoform X1, with amino-acid sequence MLSDSEAKDLLSFLRLDVRADVKGQATEYILGLTGNRDGCRYLRTQPEFLKALVTLTADPSIAIVKDCYHALINLSADETLHKPLVKETEILPTMFKNLLNPEYMFADRVCTILTNLSRHEATCREVFQALQKQEISLAKMVEIFCTVGFNKKASLHYLGPLLSNLTQLPETRQFILDKERCVIQRLLPYTQYDASVTRRGGVVGTLRNCCFDYAHHEWLLSDSVDILPFLLLPLAGPEELSEEENEGLPVDLQYLPEDKTREEDPDIRKMLIETLLLLTATKRGRQIMKEKNVYPIMREFHKWEKEPQVISACEKLVQVLIGDEPEQGMENLMELNIPEDVEQKFKELDTKEQEQLEKEQQELLREEAEKHLNTNPEGLER